The genomic region ATCTTCAGGCCGCGGCGGAACGAATCGTCGCTGCGGCGATAGGCGATGACGCCGCAGGCAAGCGCGATCGACCAGAGCACCGTCGTCGTCCACACCATGGCCCTAGCTTTCCGCCTCCTGATCGGCTTCGGCCGGTCCGGCCCAGGCGAAGTTGATGCGCGCCGCGAGAATGCCAGCCAGGATCGGCAATGGAGCACAGGCGAGCACACGGATCAGCGTGAATTCGCCCCCCATCAGCGGCAATTCCCAGACCAGCACGCGCTGCACGCCGAGCAGCGACCAGCCGGTAATGTAGGCGATCAGGCTGCCGCGATGGGCGCCGGAAGCAAACAGGGCGACCAGCAGCGGGAAGGAGGTCATCGGGCCGCCGGGGGTCAGGGCGCCGGCAACCGAGGCGATGACGATGCCCTTCAAGCCGGCCCGGCTGCCGAGCCAGCGCGCCACCAGGTCACGCGGCACCAGCACCTGCACGAAGCCGGCGATGACCAGCGCCGCGCCGATGCGCGGGGCGATTACGATGAGGAAACCGAACTCCTCGACCATCCGGTCGAACAGCACCTCCGGTCCCCGCAGGACATAGCAAATCGCGCCCAGGACCGCGGTCAGGCCGGCGAAGAGGTAGAATGACGGACCGAACAGGCGGTTGCCGCGTTCCTGCTCGCTTCGGTTGGTGCCGCTCATTGCCTGGAACCGGCCTACCTACCGGCGACGGAGCCGGCGGCGGCATCTGGCCGCCGCTCCGCCGCCCATGCCGGCATACGGTTCAGCGGATGAGATGTCCCCATTTCTTGAGGGTCTTTGCCTTGAGCTCGGGGCTGGATTCGGCCACCGGCGGGAACTCGTCGC from Hyphomicrobiales bacterium harbors:
- a CDS encoding permease, with protein sequence MSGTNRSEQERGNRLFGPSFYLFAGLTAVLGAICYVLRGPEVLFDRMVEEFGFLIVIAPRIGAALVIAGFVQVLVPRDLVARWLGSRAGLKGIVIASVAGALTPGGPMTSFPLLVALFASGAHRGSLIAYITGWSLLGVQRVLVWELPLMGGEFTLIRVLACAPLPILAGILAARINFAWAGPAEADQEAES